The Deltaproteobacteria bacterium DNA segment TCCAAGGTCGTGGTTGGGGGACCTATGATGGGATTCGCCATTCCCAACCTGGAGGTTCCCGTTACAAAAACCACCTCCGGGGTCCTTTTCCTGACCGGGGAAGAGATCGACGATCGTTCATACAGCAACTGTATTCGATGCGGATGGTGTCTCGATGCCTGCCCGATGGGACTTGCTCCCAACGAAATCGGGATCTATGTGGAAGCCGGACGCGCTGCTGACACAGCGCATTTCGGCGTCTTCGAATGCTTCGAGTGCGGGTGTTGTGCCTTTGTCTGTCCGGCCAAACGTCCCCTCGTGCAGTTCATCCGTCTGGCCAAGATGAAAGCCAGGAAAGATTAGCAGAATAAACGGGTGGCTCACGATAGAAATCCGGCCCCGACATGGCTGCGGGCTGTACTCTGAAGCGATCAAAAAGAAAAGGCGTTTTTCTGTAAAAAAAACTTTTCCATTAGACCGTGACAAGGAGTGAACCATCGAAGAGTTAGCAAAAGATAACAGGGCCGTGGTTAAGGACGCGCCCCGGTGGGTTGTTTCCATCTCCCCCCATGTGAAAAGCCCGGAATCGGTGGAAAAAATCATGTGGACGGTGGTGGTCTGCCTCCTCCCCCCGCTCATTTTATCGGTGTTCATTTTCGGGTTTCAGACCCTCATCATCACCTTGGTAAGCGTCGGGAGTTGTGTGGCAACCGAGGCGGTCTCACAGAAACTCCTCAAGCGCCCCGTGACCGTTTCGGACGGGAGCGCGGTGATCACCGGATTACTCCTGGCCTATATCATTCCCCCGGGTGTCCCCTATTGGCTCCCTATCCTGGGTTCCGTCATGGCCATTTACGTGGCCAAACACCTTCTGGGAGGACTAGGATACAACATTTTTAACCCGGCGCTCATCGGCCGTGCTTTTCTTGTGGCCACCTTTCCCGTGGCCATGACATCGGCCTGGCTCCAGCCCATCCGGGACGCCTCGGTGTTTAAATACATGGGTTCGGGGATCGACGCCGTTTCCACAGCCACTCCCCTTTACGTACTGAAGCATTACGGGGTTGCAGCGCTTATCGAAAAGTTCGGGTCCATGGGAACGATCTATTCCGACTTCTTCCTGGGCTGGAGACCCGGATGTATAGGGGAAACATCAGGACTCCTGATCCTCCTCGGTGGTCTTTACCTGATATACAAGCGTTACATCACGTGGCACATCCCGGTCTCCGTCATTCTGTCGGTCGGCCTCTTCACCTGGATCTTCGGGGGTGAAAGACTTTTCACGGGCAACCCACTCCTGGCCGTGCTCTCAGGGGGGGTCCTCCTGGGGGCCTTCTTCATGGCTACAGACTACGTCACCTCCCCCAGCAACAGGACCGCTCAGTTGATCTTCGGAGCGGGTGTCGGGGCCCTTACGGTCCTCATCCGTTTGAAGGGCGGATACCCGGAAGGAGTCTGTTACGCCATACTGCTCATGAACCCCCTCACTCCCGCGCTGGAAGGGTGGTTCAAGCCCAAACGGTTCGCCCCGCCGAAAGGTAATGAAAAATGAAGGAAATCCTGCGTATCACTATCGGGTTAACAATCTCCTGTCTGATCGCCGCCCTCGTGATGGGGTTCGTTTTCACCATCACAGACGCGGCCAAGCGGCACAACGAGCACCAGAATGTACAGGAAACCATGCTGGGCCTTTTGGGATACGATGCGGCCCATCCGAAACCATCCGACCTGAATCTTTACACCATATACCGGTACATTATCGGAGAGGGCGACAAGCAGTACCTGGGGTATCTGGTTCCTGTGGTCGAGCAGGGAAAGACACAGCACGAACTCCTGATCATCGACCTGGAGGGGAATTTCGTGGACCGGATCCCTATCCCCCTTACCCAGGATGAAGCGGTGGAGACCTCGAACAGGGACAAGGCCCTCGGCGAGGCCCTTTCCCACTCCAGGACCTTCACTTACGCGGATTCAACCGTCATCGCCACGCGGGGGCACAAGCGTCGGGCCTATATCCTTACTGACGAATTTCCCGGATTCAAGACCTTCGTCAAAGTGATGTTGGCCCTGAAACCCAATTTTGAAATCCTGGGCCTTGAGATCATGGAACACGAAGAAGACCCCGGTCTCGGCGGTGAAATTGAGGAGCCTTATTTTAAGAACCAATTCAGGGGCAAAACCTTTGAAGACATAAAGGCCCTCAAGGTGGTCAAGAAGCCCCTTCCCGAAGAATACCGGAAAGTCCTTGAATATACGAAAGGAAAAGGGCAGTCCCTTTCCAAGGACGAGGTTCGGGAAATCCAGGCCAAGTACCGAAACAAGGAGATTTATGCCATCACCGGGGCCACCATTTCCAGCCGGGCGGTGACGAACGGCGTCAAGAACATAGTCAAAAAATTCGCTTACCGCCTGAAAATCCTGGATTCCGTAATCCAGGGACAGGATATTCCTGTAACATTTTAAAGGAAAGGGCCCCAGTGCCCTGAAAAACGCTGAATCAAATGCGAGGAATGAATCGTGCCGGCAACCACCAAAACCAACGGTCAATTGTTTTGGAACGGGATTCTCAATGAAAACCCTATTTTCAGGCTGGCCCTTTCCATGTGCCCGGCCGTGGGGATCAGCACCACCGTAATGAACGGACTGCTCCTGGGTATAGCGGTACTGTTCGTTCAAGTCTTTTCAAGCTGCACCATAGCCGCCATCAAAAATTACATTCATCCACGAATCCGCATTCCGACCTATACCCTTACCATCGCCACCTGGGTTACTGTCATCGATCTTATGCTGGCGGCTTACGTACCCGCGGCCTACAAGGAAATGGGCATATTCGTGAAACTGATCGTGGCCTTTGCCATCATCACCATGCGACTGGAGACATTCGCCTGCAAAAACACGGTCCAAGCCTCCTTCTGGGACGGTCTGGGAATGGGGCTGGGATTCATGTTCGGGATGATGTCCCTCGGGTTCGTCCGGGAACTCTTAGGCATGGGAACCCTTTTCGGGCATGACATCCTGGGTTTCCGCCCCTTACTTTTCTTCGTCCTTCCGGCCGCTGGATTCTTCACGGTGGGTTTCATGATGGCCTTGTACAATTACATCGAGGCGGTTTACAACCGCAGGAAAAAGGTGAGGACATGATAAGCCTTTCAAACAGGAACCGATTTCCATTTTTCTTACTTTTAGCCCTGGGGCTGGCCCTTCTCTCCGGATGCGGCCCCGAACATCCTTTCATCAAGAAGACTTCTTTCAAGGATACCAGGGAAATTTTGATCGTCTTCGCCGGTCCGGTGGATGAATCCTGGGGGAAAAATCCGGCCAACTATAGTCTCTTTGAGAAGCAGGATCCCGACATCCGCTTGGAAATTCAAGAGGTTTTGCTCTCACCGGACAGGAAATCGGTCATCCTCCGCTTCAAGGAAGACCTCAACCAGGATAAGGCCCATGTCCTGCGCATGAATGACATCCGCTCGGAAGGGCGCTCCCTTGGAACGGCCATTGTGGGCGTTAAGAAGGCCTATATCGGGTATCTTCTCTCCATCCTGATCGGCGCGATGATCATCCATAATTTCGTCTTCACAAAGTACCTGGGGCTGTGCGTGTTCTTCGGGACCTCCCAGAAGAAAAGCACCGCCGTAGGCATGGGCATCACCTTCACGATCGTGATCCTGTTCAGCGCCATGATGTCCTGGTTCCTTTACCAATTCGTACTCAAGCCTTATCACCTTGATTTTCTCCAGATCGTTGTTTTCATCGGTCTGGTCTCATTGTCGGTGCAAGCGGTGGATACCATTTTGAGGAAGGTTAACCCGATGCTATTCAAGGCCTTCGGGGTGTACCTGGTCCTCGTCATTGCGAACTGCATCATCATCGCAGTTCCCCTCATACTGGCGGACAACGAGTACAATGCATGGGAGAGCTTCATGCTGGCCCTCGGGGCGGGCACAGGCTTTCTCATCGCCTTGTTTCTCATGTCCTCCGTGCGGGAGAGACTGGAATTGGCC contains these protein-coding regions:
- a CDS encoding RnfABCDGE type electron transport complex subunit D, which gives rise to MVKDAPRWVVSISPHVKSPESVEKIMWTVVVCLLPPLILSVFIFGFQTLIITLVSVGSCVATEAVSQKLLKRPVTVSDGSAVITGLLLAYIIPPGVPYWLPILGSVMAIYVAKHLLGGLGYNIFNPALIGRAFLVATFPVAMTSAWLQPIRDASVFKYMGSGIDAVSTATPLYVLKHYGVAALIEKFGSMGTIYSDFFLGWRPGCIGETSGLLILLGGLYLIYKRYITWHIPVSVILSVGLFTWIFGGERLFTGNPLLAVLSGGVLLGAFFMATDYVTSPSNRTAQLIFGAGVGALTVLIRLKGGYPEGVCYAILLMNPLTPALEGWFKPKRFAPPKGNEK
- a CDS encoding FMN-binding protein yields the protein MKEILRITIGLTISCLIAALVMGFVFTITDAAKRHNEHQNVQETMLGLLGYDAAHPKPSDLNLYTIYRYIIGEGDKQYLGYLVPVVEQGKTQHELLIIDLEGNFVDRIPIPLTQDEAVETSNRDKALGEALSHSRTFTYADSTVIATRGHKRRAYILTDEFPGFKTFVKVMLALKPNFEILGLEIMEHEEDPGLGGEIEEPYFKNQFRGKTFEDIKALKVVKKPLPEEYRKVLEYTKGKGQSLSKDEVREIQAKYRNKEIYAITGATISSRAVTNGVKNIVKKFAYRLKILDSVIQGQDIPVTF
- a CDS encoding electron transport complex subunit E; protein product: MPATTKTNGQLFWNGILNENPIFRLALSMCPAVGISTTVMNGLLLGIAVLFVQVFSSCTIAAIKNYIHPRIRIPTYTLTIATWVTVIDLMLAAYVPAAYKEMGIFVKLIVAFAIITMRLETFACKNTVQASFWDGLGMGLGFMFGMMSLGFVRELLGMGTLFGHDILGFRPLLFFVLPAAGFFTVGFMMALYNYIEAVYNRRKKVRT
- a CDS encoding NADH-quinone reductase, producing MISLSNRNRFPFFLLLALGLALLSGCGPEHPFIKKTSFKDTREILIVFAGPVDESWGKNPANYSLFEKQDPDIRLEIQEVLLSPDRKSVILRFKEDLNQDKAHVLRMNDIRSEGRSLGTAIVGVKKAYIGYLLSILIGAMIIHNFVFTKYLGLCVFFGTSQKKSTAVGMGITFTIVILFSAMMSWFLYQFVLKPYHLDFLQIVVFIGLVSLSVQAVDTILRKVNPMLFKAFGVYLVLVIANCIIIAVPLILADNEYNAWESFMLALGAGTGFLIALFLMSSVRERLELAKVPPTFRGLPIAFVTAGLFALAFLGFSGMTIF